The following are encoded together in the Phragmites australis chromosome 19, lpPhrAust1.1, whole genome shotgun sequence genome:
- the LOC133901012 gene encoding transcription factor MYB60-like, whose product MGRPPCCDNGVGVKKGPWTPEEDIVLVSYIQQHGPGNWRSVPENTGLMRCSKSCRLRWTNYLRPGIKRGNFTPHEEGIIIHLQALLGNKWAAIASYLPLRTDNDIKNYWNTHLKKKVKRLQTQPANSFQTTPSNAVTSPNFYSPSSTQHNLQSMQAMNYPNTTTCSSAPSSESATVSNLFQTWMGSSPATTANRKITMQEFQDQDAAAASIVCKDQIVAGDNKSSSSLQMVMEPPVMTGSSTATFSLLEDWLLDDMPGQAMDGLMGISAGCCADPIMF is encoded by the exons ATGGGGAGGCCACCTTGCTGCGACAACGGCGTCGGCGTCAAGAAAGGGCCATGGACGCCGGAGGAGGACATCGTCCTTGTCTCCTACATCCAGCAGCATGGTCCCGGAAACTGGCGGTCCGTGCCCGAGAACACGG GGTTGATGAGGTGCAGCAAGAGCTGCAGGCTGCGGTGGACGAACTACCTCCGGCCCGGGATCAAGCGCGGGAACTTCACCCCTCATGAGGAAGGGATCATCATCCACCTTCAGGCATTGCTTGGCAACAA gtggGCAGCCATAGCCTCCTACCTGCCTCTAAGAACagacaatgacatcaagaactACTGGAACACACACCTCAAGAAGAAGGTGAAGAGGTTGCAAACACAGCCAGCTAACTCCTTCCAAACCACTCCCTCCAATGCAGTAACCAGCCCAAACTTCTACAGCCCTAGCAGCACCCAGCACAACCTTCAAAGCATGCAAGCCATGAACTACCCAAACACCACCACATGTAGCAGTGCACCAAGCAGTGAGTCTGCCACCGTCTCCAATCTCTTTCAGACATGGATGGGGTCATCACCAGCAACAACAGCGAATCGTAAGATCACCATGCAAGAGTTCCAGGACCAAGATGCTGCAGCAGCTTCCATCGTTTGCAAGGATCAAATTGTGGCCGGTGACAATAAGTCTTCGTCGTCGCTGCAGATGGTGATGGAGCCGCCGGTGATGACGGGTTCGAGCACCGCAACCTTCTCGCTGCTTGAGGACTGGCTGCTTGACGACATGCCGGGGCAGGCCATGGATGGGCTCATGGGGATCTCTGCTGGCTGCTGTGCAGATCCCATCATGTTCTAG
- the LOC133900608 gene encoding actin-related protein 2/3 complex subunit 5A-like, which yields MASSAAYPDADENLEAIISRIEQKSRKIETLLKQSKPVEALKTALEGSPLKTRDERCKSANWIVVHRAMMAIRDVDGMFNSLDPEYYDILMKYLYRGLSTGDRPTCDQCLKIHEKLTEKAGLGCILRSLADTVNTV from the exons ATGGCTTCGTCGGCGGCGTACCCTGACGCGGACGAGAACCTGGAGGCCATTATCTCCCGCATCGAGCAGAAGTCCCGCAAGATCGAGACCCTCCTCAAGCA GTCGAAGCCGGTGGAGGCCCTGAAGACGGCGCTCGAGGGCTCGCCCCTCAAGACCCGCGACGAGCGATGCAAG TCGGCGAACTGGATCGTGGTGCACCGCGCGATGATGGCGATCAGGGACGTCGACGGCATGTTCAACTCCCTGGATCCAGAGTACTACGACATCCTCATGAA GTACCTTTATAGAGGTTTATCTACAGGGGACAGGCCAACATGTGACCAGTGcctcaaaattcatgaaaaactGACTGAGAAGGCAGGCTTAGGATGTATATTGCGGTCACTTGCTGATACTGTAAACACTGTGTGA
- the LOC133900607 gene encoding uncharacterized protein LOC133900607: MAAADDVAPRAASAYLDPSYWDERFGKEEHYEWFKDFSHFRHLLAPLLSPSLSVLEVGCGNSRLGEELLREGVAGGITCVDLSPVAVQRMRDRLAAQGADGVEVVVADMLDLPFERESFDLVIEKGTMDVLFVDSGDPWNPNPTTVNNVMKMLEGIHRVLKPEGVFVSITFGQPHFRRRFFEAPGFTWSVEFNTFGDGFHYFFYTLTKGKRSLESNSYQNTLPAAPKINMFHEELESEDYIFRTNVDEL; encoded by the exons ATGGCCGCCGCCGACGACGTCGCCCCGCGCGCCGCCTCGGCCTACCTCGACCCCTCCTACTG GGACGAGCGGTTCGGGAAGGAGGAGCACTACGAGTGGTTCAAGGACTTCTCCCACTTCCGCCACCTCCTCGCGCCgctcctctccccctccctctcg GTTCTCGAGGTCGGGTGCGGCAACTCGCGGCTAGGGGAGGAGCTCCTGCGGGAGGGCGTCGCCGGCGGCATCACCTGCGTCGACCTCTCGCCCGTCGCCGTCCAGCGGATGCGCGACCGCCTGGCGGCTCAGGGAGCCGACG GAgtagaggtggtggtggcggacatGCTTGACCTGCCGTTCGAGCGTGAGAGCTTTGATCTCGTGATCGAGAAGGGCACCATG GATGTATTGTTTGTGGACAGTGGCGATCCATGGAACCCCAATCCTACGACGGTAAATAATGTGATGAAAATGCTTGAAGGTATCCACAGGGTTTTGAAGCCAGAAGGCGTATTCGTATCGATCACCTTTGGACAG CCACACTTTCGACGTCGATTTTTTGAAGCTCCTGGGTTTACATGGTCTGTTGAATTCAACACCTTTGGCGATGGCTTCCACTATTTCTTCTACACCCTTACGAAG GGTAAAAGATCACTGGAGTCCAACAGTTACCAAAATACATTACCTGCTGCTCCAAAAattaacatgttccatgaagagcTCGAGAGCGAGGATTATATATTCCGCACAAACGTTGATGAGCTCTAG
- the LOC133901077 gene encoding uncharacterized mitochondrial protein AtMg00810-like, translating to MDSSLFVYHSGTDITYLLLYVDDIILTASSTTLLQRIITALRNEFMTTDLGDLHYFLSIFAHRDSRVIFLSQEKYAAKILQRANMSTCNLRATPIEARPKLAAAAGTPVSNPTLYRSLVGALQYLTFTRPDITHVVLQVCLHMHDPREQHFLLIKRILRYIKGTINHSLQLSCSSSHDLVVYSDADWAGCPDTRKSTSGYCVFLDDNLISWSSKHQHTVSRSSAEAEYRAVANAIAEACWLHQLLVEILRPLTKATIVYCDNISAVYLSTNPVQHQRTKHVEIDLHFMRERVAHSDVRVLHVPTTLQYSDIFIKGLPTVVFQDFRSSLNIREAPS from the coding sequence ATGGACTCTTCCCTCTTTGTCTACCACAGCGGGACCGACATCACCTACCTCCTGCTGTACGTCGACGACATCATCCTAACAGCATCAAGCACGACCCTGCTCCAGCGGATCATCACTGCCCTTCGCAATGAATTCATGACGACTGACTTGGGTGACCTCCACTATTTCCTCAGCATCTTTGCGCATCGGGACTCCCGCGTCATTTTTCTCTCTCAAGAAAAATATGCCGCAAAAATTCTTCAGCGAGCCAACATGTCTACATGCAACTTGCGCGCCACACCGATTGAAGCACGCCCCAAGCTGGCTGCTGCCGCTGGCACCCCGGTATCCAACCCGACACTATACCGCAGCCTTGTAGGAGCTCTCCAGTACCTCACCTTCACCCGTCCTGACATTACGCATGTTGTTCTGCAGGTCTGTCTGCACATGCATGATCCGCGGGAACAACACTTCCTATTGATCAAGCGCATCTTGAGGTACATCAAGGGAACAATCAACCACAGTCTGCAACTCTCTTGTAGCTCCTCCCACGATCTCGTTGTCTACTCCGACGCCGACTGGGCGGGCTGCCCTGACACTCGCAAGTCTACTTCGGGCTATTGCGTCTTCCTCGACGACAACCTGATCTCTTGGTCTTCCAAGCACCAGCACACCGTCTCCAGGTCTAGTGCTGAGGCCGAATATCGAGCTGTCGCTAACGCCATCGCCGAAGCTTGCTGGCTACACCAACTCCTTGTCGAGATCCTTCGCCCATTGACCAAGGCCACCATCGTCTACTGTGACAACATCAGCGCCGTATATCTCTCCACAAACCCAGTCCAGCATCAACGGACTAAACATGTGGAGATCGACCTACACTTCATGCGCGAACGAGTGGCCCACAGTGACGTCCGCGTTCTACATGTCCCAACAACCCTTCAGTACTCGGATATCTTCATCAAGGGTTTGCCTACCGTGGTGTTCCAGGACTTCCGCTCCAGTCTCAACATCCGCGAGGCTCCAAGTTGA